The Salegentibacter mishustinae genome includes a window with the following:
- a CDS encoding leucine-rich repeat domain-containing protein, protein MKEEKSYSRKEINEIFSQNGLDFNFEELLNLDSDIIWWKKLSYDWKIIMLYNHNYEYRFFTSGRIKDFNSVLDEIKQYNKFELKKFIDELKEIKDCFFNFDTSLLITDFKPLENFLRIERLFLNGMRCCNLETMPTLESVKFLDAKNSALNSLLNISKFKNLEHLDIHNTHISNLNGIEELKKLNFLNASNTDIDSLNGLENLKNLKYLSIFRTEIKNLDAIRKLENLRTIYAYSTNIRDLNKLAELKSLVKININNTSINDLLPLKENHNLQEVAAKGTNVTLENAEKLNALMPGTIILLQ, encoded by the coding sequence ATGAAAGAAGAAAAATCTTATTCCCGGAAGGAAATAAATGAGATATTTAGCCAAAATGGACTTGATTTTAATTTCGAAGAATTATTGAATCTAGATTCAGACATAATATGGTGGAAAAAACTAAGCTACGATTGGAAAATTATTATGCTTTATAATCACAATTATGAATATAGGTTTTTTACCAGTGGGAGAATAAAAGACTTCAATTCAGTACTAGATGAAATTAAACAATACAACAAATTTGAACTAAAAAAGTTCATTGATGAACTAAAAGAAATCAAAGATTGTTTTTTTAATTTTGATACGAGCCTTTTGATAACTGATTTTAAACCATTGGAAAACTTTTTGAGAATTGAAAGGTTATTTTTAAATGGTATGAGGTGCTGTAATTTAGAAACTATGCCAACTTTAGAAAGTGTAAAGTTTTTAGATGCTAAAAACTCAGCGTTAAATTCTCTTTTAAATATTTCAAAATTCAAAAATTTGGAACATCTGGATATTCATAATACACATATATCTAATTTAAACGGAATTGAAGAACTTAAAAAATTGAATTTTTTAAATGCAAGTAATACTGATATTGATTCACTAAATGGATTAGAAAATCTTAAAAATCTAAAATATCTATCAATATTTCGGACTGAAATTAAAAATTTAGATGCAATAAGAAAACTTGAAAATCTTCGTACTATTTACGCGTATTCAACTAATATTAGGGATTTAAATAAGTTAGCCGAATTAAAGAGCCTTGTAAAAATTAATATTAATAATACTTCGATTAACGATCTATTACCATTAAAAGAAAACCATAATTTACAAGAGGTTGCTGCTAAGGGAACAAATGTAACTCTAGAAAATGCAGAAAAATTAAATGCTTTGATGCCCGGAACAATTATTTTACTACAATAA
- a CDS encoding helix-turn-helix domain-containing protein encodes MSNKKVLITTVYSEISHLDYLFILYIKQLRERNNWTQQDLSKKMGVSKSFVGNVESFIQRHKYSIRHLGLLAKAFRYKSVANLFDFPAPDYDMIKLTLKVTRVIQDSGKVRNKSVEVVKVEPIE; translated from the coding sequence ATGTCTAATAAAAAGGTTTTAATTACAACTGTCTACAGTGAAATATCTCACTTAGATTATCTTTTTATCCTATACATAAAACAACTTCGAGAAAGGAATAATTGGACTCAACAAGACTTAAGCAAAAAGATGGGAGTCTCAAAAAGTTTTGTAGGTAATGTTGAATCATTTATCCAACGCCATAAATATAGTATTAGACATCTAGGTCTTTTAGCAAAAGCATTTCGCTATAAATCGGTAGCAAATCTATTTGACTTTCCAGCTCCAGATTATGATATGATAAAATTGACATTAAAAGTTACCCGCGTTATTCAAGATAGCGGAAAGGTTAGGAATAAGTCGGTAGAGGTTGTGAAGGTGGAGCCGATTGAATAG
- a CDS encoding SusC/RagA family TonB-linked outer membrane protein, producing the protein MKNNYSRLKWVALIIIGGVLFFLSKAANAATTTPLPLQQQEVSGVVEDQNGLPIPGVTVTVKNTNRGTVTNLDGAYNIIAPANGTLVFSYIGFKTVEIPVDNNEEISIQLEEDVSALGEVKINAGYYNTTERERTGNISRVTAEEIELQPVVSPIQALAGRMAGVEVTSGGSHPGMAPTIKIRGTNSLREEGNYPLYIIDGVPINSTPVESNSLMSSAGIDPLNNLDVSNIESIEVLKDADATAIYGSRGANGVILITTKKGREIGTSVKARFYTGMATVPNRWDLLNTEEYLEIRRAAFENDGVEPTERNAYDLLLWDQDRYTDWQEFLYGGTSETTNANITFSGGNETTSFRFGSSYYTQGTVYPGDYDYRKVTGNLNLNHRSGDNKFNLSLSLNYGVDTNNLVGNVGFNATTAFLPPNAPEIFNNDGSLAWEEWGVAGLDNPLEGYFNTSNTQTNNFISNLTLSYEIFPALRFKTSMGYSYYDSKEMRKQPSQSYNPADETPNNSSHLSAGRKSWILEPQILFEKSFNNLKIDAIVGATFQENIQNQEGFRATGYASEALIGNIAAAESIINARRESAEYKYAALFSRIGINWDRKYYINLTGRRDGSSRFGPNNRFANFGAVGTAWIFTEENFFKEKLPFLSFGKLRGSYGTTGNDQIGDYGYLNAYEATDGPGGLYPTGLANPNYSWEVNKKLEVGLEIGLFEERIRAGFSRYRNRSSNQLVGYPLPEITGFTSVQANLPATVENSGWEFEFSSLNIDSKEFRWQTSLNVSLPKNELVNYPDIDQSSYANTYRVGYPLNISLLFDYTGLDPETGFYTVRDVNEDGSFDYQDRIIIQDLNRELFGGINNSFSFKNFNLQFLWEFVMQEGLQTSFDGGTVGNSRSVALATLAGESVYQKISQSAQARTAYGYAINTSIPVEDASFVRLKTITLNYNLPKAFTRKFGMENWRLFLHGQNLLTFSEYSGMDPERTSSGIGNLRTITAGLEINF; encoded by the coding sequence ATGAAAAATAATTACTCGCGCCTTAAATGGGTGGCGCTAATTATTATAGGCGGGGTACTCTTCTTCCTGTCCAAGGCTGCTAATGCAGCAACCACTACTCCCCTGCCCTTGCAGCAGCAAGAAGTTTCAGGTGTAGTAGAAGATCAAAACGGCCTTCCTATTCCAGGTGTTACCGTTACAGTAAAAAATACCAATAGAGGAACAGTAACTAATTTGGATGGAGCATATAACATCATTGCTCCTGCCAATGGGACTTTGGTTTTTTCCTATATAGGTTTTAAAACAGTAGAAATCCCGGTAGATAACAACGAAGAAATTAGCATTCAATTAGAGGAAGATGTTTCTGCCCTTGGCGAAGTAAAAATTAATGCTGGCTATTACAATACTACTGAACGAGAACGAACTGGGAATATTTCAAGAGTTACCGCAGAGGAAATAGAACTACAACCGGTGGTAAGTCCTATACAGGCCCTGGCCGGTAGAATGGCGGGGGTAGAAGTTACTTCCGGTGGCAGCCATCCTGGAATGGCTCCTACTATAAAAATTAGGGGAACCAATAGTTTACGGGAAGAAGGAAACTATCCTTTATATATTATAGATGGTGTTCCTATCAATTCAACCCCGGTAGAAAGTAATTCCCTTATGTCAAGTGCGGGGATAGATCCGTTAAATAACCTGGATGTCTCTAATATTGAAAGTATAGAAGTTTTAAAAGATGCCGATGCTACCGCTATTTATGGCTCCAGGGGAGCCAACGGAGTTATTCTAATTACCACAAAAAAAGGACGTGAGATTGGGACCAGCGTGAAAGCAAGATTTTATACTGGCATGGCAACAGTTCCTAATCGATGGGATTTATTAAATACCGAAGAATACCTTGAGATTCGAAGAGCAGCTTTTGAAAACGACGGAGTTGAGCCCACAGAAAGAAATGCTTATGATCTTTTATTGTGGGATCAGGATCGTTATACCGACTGGCAGGAATTTCTTTATGGAGGGACTTCTGAAACAACTAATGCAAATATTACTTTTTCAGGTGGAAATGAAACTACTTCATTTAGATTTGGTAGCTCCTATTATACCCAGGGCACAGTTTATCCCGGGGATTATGATTACCGAAAAGTAACCGGGAATCTAAATCTTAATCATCGCTCTGGAGACAATAAATTCAACCTAAGTCTTTCCCTAAATTACGGAGTTGACACCAACAATTTAGTGGGAAATGTAGGATTCAATGCCACCACAGCATTTTTGCCACCCAATGCACCTGAAATTTTCAACAATGATGGATCCCTGGCCTGGGAAGAATGGGGGGTGGCCGGACTTGATAATCCGCTGGAGGGCTATTTTAATACCAGCAATACGCAAACCAACAATTTCATTTCAAACCTTACTTTATCCTACGAAATCTTTCCTGCATTAAGGTTTAAAACCAGTATGGGATATTCCTATTATGATTCAAAGGAAATGAGAAAACAACCTTCCCAATCGTATAACCCTGCTGATGAAACACCGAATAACTCTTCACACTTAAGCGCTGGCCGAAAATCCTGGATTTTGGAACCACAAATTTTATTTGAAAAGTCTTTCAATAATTTAAAAATTGATGCAATAGTAGGAGCTACTTTTCAAGAAAACATCCAAAACCAGGAAGGTTTCCGGGCAACCGGATATGCTTCGGAAGCATTAATCGGCAATATCGCCGCAGCTGAATCAATTATAAATGCCAGAAGAGAAAGTGCAGAATATAAATATGCAGCCCTATTTTCAAGAATTGGCATTAACTGGGATAGAAAATATTATATTAATCTTACCGGAAGACGGGATGGCTCGTCTCGGTTTGGCCCTAATAATAGGTTTGCCAATTTTGGTGCTGTAGGAACTGCCTGGATTTTTACCGAAGAAAATTTCTTTAAAGAAAAACTCCCATTTTTAAGCTTCGGGAAGTTAAGAGGAAGTTACGGTACCACAGGCAATGATCAAATAGGAGATTATGGTTATTTAAATGCCTATGAAGCAACCGATGGCCCCGGGGGATTATACCCCACTGGCCTGGCCAACCCTAATTATTCCTGGGAAGTTAATAAAAAACTTGAAGTAGGTCTTGAAATAGGTCTTTTTGAAGAACGTATTCGTGCAGGATTTAGTCGTTACCGAAACCGTTCTTCCAATCAATTGGTAGGTTATCCACTTCCAGAGATTACCGGTTTCACCTCAGTACAAGCCAATTTACCTGCAACAGTTGAAAACTCCGGTTGGGAATTTGAATTTTCAAGCCTCAATATAGACAGCAAAGAATTTAGATGGCAAACTTCTTTAAATGTTAGTCTCCCAAAGAATGAATTGGTTAACTATCCCGATATTGACCAGTCTTCATATGCCAATACCTATCGGGTAGGTTACCCGTTAAATATTTCCCTTTTGTTTGATTATACCGGCTTAGATCCTGAAACGGGTTTTTATACGGTAAGAGATGTAAATGAAGATGGAAGCTTTGATTACCAAGACCGTATAATTATCCAGGATTTAAACCGTGAACTGTTTGGTGGCATAAACAACAGCTTTTCATTTAAAAATTTTAACCTACAATTTTTATGGGAGTTTGTAATGCAAGAAGGTTTACAAACTAGCTTTGATGGTGGGACAGTAGGTAATTCAAGATCGGTTGCACTGGCTACACTTGCAGGAGAATCCGTTTATCAAAAAATTTCACAATCTGCACAGGCAAGAACTGCTTATGGCTATGCTATCAATACTTCAATTCCTGTTGAAGATGCATCTTTTGTACGCCTGAAAACTATAACACTTAACTATAACCTGCCAAAAGCATTCACGCGGAAATTTGGAATGGAAAATTGGAGACTTTTTCTTCATGGCCAGAATCTATTGACCTTCTCGGAATATTCCGGAATGGATCCCGAACGCACTTCTTCAGGGATTGGAAATCTGAGAACGATAACTGCGGGTCTTGAAATAAACTTTTAA
- a CDS encoding RagB/SusD family nutrient uptake outer membrane protein codes for MKSRLSINNTFVIAIALLFLSCEDFVEVSSPNNKLIQQDVFSTDATARSAMNGIYNQLFKAAFSNGSRSSVTVLSGLSADNIRNINPSNYTRMEFEENELIPDNPNNLYLWSSAYNIIYMANSLLEGVYNSENLSEGVKLQLEGEARFIRAFSYFYLVNLYGEIPLLTTTEYNNNQLASRSLIEEVYDQIINDLEIAADVLGTDYLNGERTNVNKYAATALLSRVNLHLQNWEDAESLSSQVIAETGTYQLLDNLNDVFLVNSKEAIWQISPIGDGGFISNTNEASMFLIHPVFSFVASIQLRETFVEIFEEDDLRFNNWISYHNEEEAFFAYKYKVWNTSEFPIEEYSMVLRLAEQYLIRAEARARQGNISGAVEDLDIIRSRAGLSLIADTRPDISQEELLDVIIEERRKELFAEWGHRWLDLKRINKAGEVLGQSKPMWEETDVYYPIPAEERRKNPNLDQNDGY; via the coding sequence ATGAAATCACGACTTTCTATAAATAACACATTTGTAATTGCTATAGCGCTTCTATTCCTCTCGTGCGAAGATTTCGTGGAAGTAAGCTCTCCAAATAATAAGCTAATACAACAGGATGTTTTCAGCACTGATGCAACAGCGAGAAGTGCAATGAATGGAATTTACAATCAATTATTCAAGGCAGCATTTTCAAATGGCTCCAGAAGCAGTGTAACTGTCCTGTCCGGATTATCAGCCGATAATATTCGGAATATTAATCCGAGTAATTATACCCGGATGGAATTTGAGGAAAATGAATTGATCCCCGATAACCCAAATAACCTTTATTTGTGGTCCAGTGCCTATAATATTATTTATATGGCCAATTCCTTATTGGAGGGAGTATACAACTCCGAAAATTTAAGCGAAGGTGTCAAATTACAATTAGAAGGTGAAGCCAGATTTATTAGAGCCTTTAGCTATTTTTATCTTGTAAATCTCTATGGTGAAATACCCCTTTTAACAACCACTGAATATAACAATAATCAATTAGCTTCGAGATCTCTTATTGAGGAGGTATATGATCAAATAATAAATGATCTGGAAATTGCTGCTGATGTATTAGGTACGGATTATTTAAATGGAGAACGTACCAATGTTAACAAATATGCAGCTACAGCATTGTTAAGTCGCGTAAACTTACACCTGCAGAATTGGGAAGATGCTGAGAGTCTAAGTAGCCAGGTTATAGCGGAAACTGGCACCTATCAACTTTTGGATAATCTCAACGATGTGTTTTTGGTTAATAGCAAAGAAGCTATTTGGCAAATTTCCCCAATAGGAGATGGAGGCTTTATTAGTAATACCAACGAAGCAAGTATGTTTCTTATCCATCCTGTGTTTTCATTTGTGGCCAGTATACAACTTCGAGAAACTTTTGTGGAGATTTTTGAAGAAGATGATTTAAGATTTAATAATTGGATAAGCTATCACAATGAGGAAGAGGCCTTTTTCGCCTATAAATACAAAGTTTGGAATACGAGTGAATTCCCTATTGAGGAATATTCTATGGTATTACGCCTAGCAGAACAATATTTAATTCGGGCTGAAGCGCGGGCAAGACAGGGAAACATTTCAGGTGCTGTTGAGGATCTAGATATTATAAGAAGTAGGGCCGGACTGTCCTTAATAGCGGATACCAGACCTGATATCTCTCAGGAAGAGTTACTTGATGTAATCATAGAAGAGCGAAGAAAAGAATTATTTGCTGAATGGGGTCATAGGTGGTTGGACTTAAAACGTATAAATAAAGCAGGAGAAGTCTTAGGACAATCTAAACCAATGTGGGAAGAAACGGATGTTTATTATCCTATTCCTGCAGAAGAGCGAAGAAAAAACCCAAACCTAGATCAAAATGACGGCTATTAA
- a CDS encoding M16 family metallopeptidase produces MTAINFRTINKTYKSYFFLAAFLFLCIGSGRTQENRKGLKEESLQLDSLVRYGSLDNGFTYYLRKNDVPSNRIELNMVVKAGMYHEDKDQLGYAHLLEHVLAKGTKNFPSLDAKFSGPAQNKSAKTGYTFTWYYATIPSQNKPLYQDGLQVLRDWARGIRINQKSIAVEQAAVLGEMRTINPYRDWKSRVIHKKILEPTDFKTFNFKKEKTSIQNFNPDSFLRFYQDWYRPDLQAAIIVGDINLDNTELEIKRLFSDLKVPENPKNAEAYVNAQKFELDGEIWFTSVLDSVRSNLRSTILRKQPNYSYNPSSKSDYRSFLIQELYWLLIEEKQNQFEQQRHPPYSNLNLNYRRNLLGGGQILASKMEIDFETNDTTHMKKRLEKTMLAWRQMHLGITSSDLEKGKKSLMQKYTERNSYPSSEWISRLKDHFVKGSAAPHPSVESKLVSEILEQISLREMTAFIGEQAALNKNTDFIFFSEKIESIPSDEKLRKWIREISAKEVTPLKPLPPPIHSLAKAANIPNKVNKNDFGQKENIIGVTTIKLKNGIKLVLKPTKPRSDNFKNKISFQAFRSNRNPLKNRKKYLATKVYPEVIRYTGAGPYNKFELERFKNEKHLNINFRQTKDFQLITGSSTQESWNELFNLLYLYMNNPRKDSVGFAGWKAQKKEQLSGFGLRGSTSFIKNEILTKWYPQLPKMRMKDLENLTEEEVINASKKWFNNFQDYTFIITGGFNKSRLIPQIVQKLSNFPARREVFSGKTTGFDFPLKKIDDTLYFKNINQAFVNLYYPVKVTRDLKTQAILRLLSRALGDRIRKRLRDGCYAPIGNGEWLDTKNGIFTFFIQFNSELGNEEKMIRYAREEFLALKEKGVEREWLEKNIAKEVKGFEGRFNNFGYGNFWPEYLQSKLVVGENYVQDILQYGTLLEYFISLEEINRAAKRYLTEENMQKFLSLPESRKQVN; encoded by the coding sequence ATGACGGCTATTAATTTCCGAACTATAAATAAAACTTACAAATCATACTTTTTCTTAGCAGCATTTCTATTCCTGTGCATTGGAAGTGGCCGAACGCAGGAAAATAGGAAGGGACTCAAAGAAGAAAGTTTACAATTGGATAGTTTGGTAAGGTATGGGAGCCTTGACAATGGTTTCACCTATTATCTTCGAAAGAATGATGTTCCATCCAATCGTATCGAGCTAAATATGGTTGTAAAAGCAGGAATGTATCATGAGGATAAAGATCAATTGGGATATGCCCACCTTTTAGAGCACGTTTTAGCAAAAGGGACAAAGAATTTTCCAAGCCTGGATGCCAAATTTAGTGGACCCGCACAAAATAAAAGTGCCAAAACGGGATATACATTTACCTGGTACTATGCTACTATTCCATCTCAAAATAAGCCATTATATCAAGATGGGCTACAAGTGCTTAGGGATTGGGCACGTGGCATACGTATAAACCAAAAGTCTATAGCTGTTGAACAGGCTGCGGTATTAGGTGAGATGAGAACGATTAATCCTTATAGGGACTGGAAAAGCAGGGTCATTCATAAAAAAATTTTAGAACCTACTGATTTTAAAACTTTCAATTTCAAAAAGGAAAAAACAAGTATCCAAAATTTTAACCCGGATTCTTTTCTTCGGTTTTACCAAGACTGGTATCGACCGGATTTACAAGCTGCAATCATCGTTGGAGATATTAATCTGGATAATACGGAATTAGAAATAAAGCGCTTATTTTCGGATTTGAAAGTACCAGAAAACCCAAAAAATGCTGAAGCCTATGTAAATGCTCAGAAGTTTGAATTGGATGGGGAAATTTGGTTTACAAGTGTGCTTGATAGTGTACGTTCCAATCTTCGATCAACAATATTGCGAAAGCAACCTAATTATTCTTACAATCCAAGTTCTAAATCTGATTATAGGTCTTTCTTAATTCAGGAACTTTATTGGCTATTAATTGAAGAAAAACAAAACCAATTTGAACAGCAACGTCACCCCCCATATTCCAATTTGAATCTTAATTATAGGCGAAATCTGTTAGGAGGAGGACAAATTTTGGCTTCAAAAATGGAAATTGATTTTGAAACAAATGATACCACACATATGAAAAAGCGTCTGGAAAAAACAATGCTAGCCTGGAGACAAATGCATTTGGGAATAACTAGTTCTGATTTAGAAAAAGGCAAGAAATCGCTAATGCAAAAATATACAGAAAGAAACTCTTATCCTTCCTCGGAGTGGATTAGTAGGTTAAAAGATCATTTTGTAAAAGGTAGCGCAGCCCCTCATCCAAGCGTAGAATCAAAATTGGTTTCTGAAATTCTTGAACAGATTAGCCTTAGGGAAATGACAGCTTTTATAGGTGAACAAGCAGCACTGAATAAAAATACAGATTTTATATTTTTTAGCGAAAAGATTGAAAGCATACCCTCAGATGAAAAATTAAGGAAATGGATCAGGGAAATTAGTGCCAAAGAAGTAACTCCTTTAAAGCCACTACCTCCTCCCATACATTCTTTAGCAAAAGCAGCCAATATCCCGAATAAAGTAAACAAGAATGATTTTGGACAAAAAGAAAATATTATTGGTGTAACTACAATAAAGCTTAAAAACGGAATTAAATTAGTCCTAAAACCAACCAAGCCACGTTCTGATAATTTCAAAAATAAAATTTCATTTCAAGCTTTTCGATCAAATCGAAACCCCTTAAAAAATCGCAAAAAATATCTGGCGACAAAGGTTTATCCTGAGGTAATAAGATATACCGGTGCCGGACCCTATAACAAATTTGAATTGGAGCGCTTTAAAAATGAAAAGCACTTAAATATTAATTTTAGGCAAACTAAGGATTTTCAATTGATAACTGGGAGTAGTACTCAAGAGTCCTGGAATGAACTATTTAACCTCTTGTATTTATATATGAACAATCCAAGGAAAGATTCGGTTGGCTTTGCTGGATGGAAGGCTCAAAAGAAAGAACAATTGAGCGGGTTTGGACTGAGGGGTTCAACCAGTTTTATAAAAAATGAAATTCTAACTAAATGGTATCCACAGCTTCCAAAAATGAGAATGAAGGACCTAGAAAACTTAACAGAGGAAGAAGTAATAAATGCCTCCAAAAAATGGTTTAATAATTTCCAAGACTATACATTTATAATTACTGGGGGTTTTAATAAAAGTCGTTTAATACCTCAAATAGTTCAAAAACTTTCAAATTTTCCGGCACGTAGGGAAGTGTTTTCAGGAAAAACGACCGGTTTTGATTTTCCTTTGAAAAAAATAGATGACACCCTTTATTTTAAAAATATAAACCAAGCTTTTGTTAATCTTTATTACCCGGTTAAGGTAACAAGAGATTTAAAAACTCAAGCTATATTAAGGCTGTTGTCTAGAGCATTGGGAGATCGCATCAGAAAAAGATTACGTGATGGTTGCTATGCACCTATTGGAAATGGAGAATGGCTTGATACTAAAAATGGAATTTTTACATTTTTCATCCAATTTAACAGTGAACTTGGTAATGAAGAGAAAATGATTCGATATGCCAGGGAAGAATTTTTGGCATTAAAAGAAAAAGGTGTAGAAAGGGAATGGCTGGAAAAAAACATTGCTAAGGAAGTAAAGGGGTTTGAAGGACGTTTTAATAATTTTGGTTATGGAAATTTCTGGCCTGAATACCTTCAGTCTAAATTGGTGGTTGGAGAAAATTATGTTCAGGATATTTTACAGTATGGCACTTTATTGGAATATTTTATATCCTTAGAAGAAATCAATAGGGCAGCCAAACGATATCTAACCGAAGAAAACATGCAAAAATTTCTTTCTCTTCCTGAAAGTAGGAAGCAGGTAAACTAA
- a CDS encoding DUF6520 family protein, producing the protein MKNLKFLLPMLAMIFAIGLTFATVDPEPKPEPVEQAQDYILLNGTTWVSIDEQPCETGEFTCRVQDGENGPIYEVYDERNDEEPKGSSSEDPMVIEL; encoded by the coding sequence ATGAAAAATTTAAAATTTTTATTACCGATGTTGGCAATGATATTTGCCATAGGATTGACCTTTGCTACGGTAGATCCGGAGCCGAAGCCGGAACCAGTGGAGCAAGCACAGGACTATATTTTACTCAATGGAACTACTTGGGTGAGTATTGATGAGCAACCATGTGAAACCGGGGAATTTACCTGCCGCGTACAAGACGGGGAAAACGGACCAATATATGAAGTCTACGATGAAAGGAACGATGAAGAGCCAAAAGGAAGCTCTTCTGAGGATCCAATGGTTATTGAACTTTAA
- a CDS encoding helix-turn-helix domain-containing protein translates to MEREFNRANLRGIYRMLTEIAKGNFAFQIKRTHHRDELEGLNAYANQTSEELYRKRHQFLWLNRNTEAMVIRTANFLLDKNLRVMDYSYKHPDNIEVAQNNILGKAFSELLVRKFQETWEKKILKFIAGKEQSFDIRLEYHFDELLKINLHTVVSRLTGVVEEKYIVTSYLMDGSKDFFSELPENSEIKTFSKWDQKLFHEIHIYIIHHLDEPPKTLDQLAMLFNTNEYKIKTGFKEIFGCTPNQYYNKQRIRECKILIENTSLSLTEISIKMGFSSYPHFSKSFKKETHVTPRFYKKITRNS, encoded by the coding sequence ATGGAACGTGAATTTAATAGGGCAAATTTACGTGGTATATACCGCATGCTTACCGAAATAGCTAAAGGCAATTTTGCCTTTCAAATCAAACGCACCCACCACAGGGATGAGCTCGAAGGGCTCAATGCTTATGCAAATCAAACTTCAGAAGAACTTTATAGAAAGCGGCATCAATTTTTATGGCTTAATAGAAATACCGAAGCTATGGTGATCCGAACAGCGAACTTTCTGTTGGACAAAAATTTAAGGGTGATGGATTATAGCTATAAGCATCCTGATAATATTGAAGTTGCCCAAAATAATATTTTAGGCAAAGCATTTTCTGAACTACTTGTTAGAAAATTTCAGGAAACTTGGGAGAAAAAAATCCTGAAGTTCATAGCAGGCAAAGAACAATCTTTTGATATCCGTTTGGAATATCATTTTGATGAACTGCTAAAAATAAATTTGCATACTGTTGTCTCTAGGTTAACAGGTGTAGTAGAGGAAAAATATATAGTGACTTCTTATCTTATGGATGGCTCTAAAGATTTTTTCTCAGAATTACCAGAAAATTCTGAAATCAAAACGTTTTCAAAATGGGACCAAAAATTATTTCACGAAATCCATATCTATATTATTCACCATTTGGATGAACCTCCTAAAACTTTAGATCAATTAGCTATGCTCTTCAATACCAATGAATATAAAATAAAGACTGGGTTCAAAGAGATTTTTGGTTGTACCCCAAACCAATATTATAATAAGCAGCGCATTCGGGAATGTAAAATACTCATTGAAAATACGAGTCTCTCCCTAACGGAAATTTCAATTAAGATGGGCTTTAGTTCTTACCCCCATTTTTCGAAGAGTTTTAAAAAGGAAACTCATGTAACTCCTAGATTTTACAAAAAAATCACCCGAAATTCATAA
- a CDS encoding DUF7793 family protein, whose translation MFKGKYGTYWIEDGILFVDYKPDLVVSLKVAKRIARDRMEFQQNKEYPVFCNLDGIVGAHSDARHYLVQEGTLLINALALHSTSPVAIRLTEFYLKIHNHKIPTQIFKHKNQAMHYLKPYTQ comes from the coding sequence ATGTTTAAAGGTAAGTATGGTACATATTGGATTGAAGATGGTATTCTATTCGTAGATTATAAGCCAGATCTTGTAGTCTCTCTAAAAGTTGCCAAAAGAATTGCTCGAGACCGGATGGAATTTCAGCAGAACAAGGAATATCCGGTTTTTTGTAATCTTGACGGTATTGTTGGAGCACATTCAGATGCCCGGCACTACCTTGTTCAAGAAGGGACATTGCTAATAAATGCCCTGGCACTTCATTCCACATCTCCGGTTGCTATTCGGCTTACCGAATTCTATCTCAAAATTCACAATCATAAAATACCGACTCAGATTTTTAAACATAAAAACCAGGCTATGCATTATTTAAAACCCTACACCCAATGA